One part of the Trypanosoma brucei brucei TREU927 chromosome 4, complete sequence genome encodes these proteins:
- a CDS encoding centrin, putative: MSSSRPATGNRLAVPIRTNLPVPAPRKRRFELTDEQRQEIREAFELFDSDKNGLIDAHEMKVSMRALGFDAKKEEVLRMMQDCAARDQHNNPLMDLAGFTDLMTERFAQRDPRQEMIKAFQLFDENNTGKISLRSLRRVARELGENMTDEELQAMIDEFDTDQDGEINLDEFLAIMLEDDDY; the protein is encoded by the coding sequence ATGTCCTCATCTCGTCCTGCCACTGGGAACCGCTTAGCCGTTCCTATCCGGACAAATCTTCCCGTTCCCGCACCCCGTAAGCGCCGATTTGAATTAACGGATGAGCAACGACAGGAGATTCGCGAAGCATTCGAGCTGTTCGACTCCGACAAGAACGGTCTTATCGATGCGCATGAAATGAAGGTTAGCATGCGGGCACTTGGATTTGAtgcaaagaaagaggaggtcTTGCGCATGATGCAAGACTGCGCGGCGCGGGATCAGCATAATAACCCACTTATGGACTTAGCGGGATTCACTGATTTGATGACCGAACGCTTTGCTCAACGGGACCCACGGCAGGAGATGATCAAAGCGTTTCAACTGTTCGATGAGAACAATACGGGGAAAATATCTCTGCGTTCCCTCCGTAGGGTTGCAAGAGAATTGGGCGAGAACATGACGGATGAAGAATTGCAAGCCATGATTGACGAGTTCGACACAGATCAAGATGGCGAGATTAATCTTGACGAATTCCTTGCCATCATGCTGGAAGATGATGACTACTGA
- a CDS encoding glucose transporter, putative (similar to Probable transport protein (LTP). (Swiss-Prot:P13865) [Leishmania enriettii] and similar to Glucose transporter 2A. (Swiss-Prot:Q06222) [Trypanosoma brucei brucei]): MIEGSRNSSAVKKRLVAKPLEECAPLNLLGAEDVMGALHTSSVSFFTWGILQTVIVHCFAGALFGYGIGFVGPYYTLYKMGSDCMTVTTQSTCPMFIPEKCTWKDNACKFVVDNCSGQLKEACGASSSSSVSQTCYWNHKTNVCQPMAGFTALQNGIFAGAFIFGGCIGSLISAPLLSVSGHRITFLLCGFVGTVGGALTHFATYTDSYMLLVAGRFLTGVSAGVLCVSSPAYVEETAPIQHRQLVGVFFQIACTFGILSASAMGLGLAQRSFSTQHDMQQRQQMFCLPGTIIALLMMFISGPMRESVVWMEQRHLSRPGEQDDLVTFAEGRVSYGTVISSDPKPGWGGVKGQLLTALVLCIAQQLTGMNAIMNYAPIITDRMGLEPLFGNFVVMAWNFITVLTSIPISSRAHADRAYVVALLLASLSCLLVAVAVLPFFGFSSNLKVKLSATGILLFITFFELGMGSFFWTLSQGIFPPNFRHRGSSFTVLVHFLINIVINVGFPLAVEWLSGGPSGNQDVGMGIAFLFFGIVGLLSTAYLHRHLRLWQSS; this comes from the coding sequence ATGATTGAGGGAAGCAGAAACTCAAGCGCCGTAAAGAAGCGGCTGGTCGCCAAACCGTTGGAGGAGTGTGCGCCGCTTAACTTGTTGGGTGCGGAAGATGTGATGGGAGCTCTTCACACTTCTTCAGTGTCATTCTTTACATGGGGAATTCTTCAGACCGTCATCGTGCACTGCTTCGCAGGTGCGCTCTTCGGTTATGGTATAGGTTTTGTAGGGCCGTACTACACACTTTACAAAATGGGAAGCGATTGTATGACAGTGACGACTCAATCCACCTGCCCGATGTTTATCCCAGAAAAGTGTACCTGGAAGGACAATGCATGTAAGTTTGTCGTTGACAACTGTAGCGGACAGTTAAAGGAGGCTTGTGGCGCCAGCAGTTCCTCAAGTGTTTCTCAAACGTGCTACTGGAACCACAAAACGAACGTGTGCCAGCCGATGGCTGGTTTTACAGCATTACAAAACGGTATCTTTGCTGGCGCGTTTATTTTTGGAGGCTGCATCGGGTCTCTCATATCCGCTCCTCTTCTCTCAGTGTCGGGACATCGAATaacctttcttttgtgtggatTCGTTGGTACGGTAGGGGGTGCGCTGACACACTTTGCAACTTATACGGATTCATACATGCTCTTGGTGGCGGGGCGCTTTCTTACTGGAGTTTCGGCCGGTGTACTTTGTGTGAGTTCTCCCGCGTATGTGGAGGAAACGGCACCAATACAACATCGGCAGCTCGTTGGAGTTTTCTTCCAGATTGCATGTACGTTCGGTATTCTCAGTGCTTCGGCCATGGGCTTAGGTCTTGCACAGCGAAGCTTCTCCACACAACACGACatgcaacaacgacaacagaTGTTTTGTTTGCCAGGAACAATCATCGCGCTGCTCATGATGTTTATTAGTGGACCCATGAGGGAGAGCGTTGTGTGGATGGAACAGCGCCACCTTTCCAGGCCAGGGGAGCAGGACGATTTGGTCACCTTTGCTGAGGGCCGCGTTTCGTACGGAACAGTGATATCAAGTGATCCGAAGCCTGGATGGGGAGGTGTTAAGGGACAGCTGCTCACCGCTTTAGTTCTGTGCATTGCACAGCAACTTACTGGCATGAATGCCATTATGAACTACGCCCCCATTATCACGGACAGAATGGGCCTGGAGCCACTTTTTGGAAACTTCGTTGTTATGGCATGGAACTTCATTACGGTACTTACTTCGATTCCAATATCCTCCAGGGCGCATGCGGACCGCGCTTACGTTGTGGCTCTGCTTTTGGCCTCCTTATCGTGCTTGCTGGTGGCCGTGGCGGTGCTACCATTTTTTGGCTTTAGTAGCAATCTAAAAGTAAAACTGTCGGCTACCGGAATACTGCTTTTTATCACCTTCTTTGAGTTGGGAATGGGAAGTTTCTTTTGGACTCTCTCGCAGGGCATCTTCCCCCCAAACTTCCGTCACCGAGGATCAAGTTTTACGGTGcttgttcattttttaattaacATCGTTATTAACGTAGGGTTTCCCCTTGCGGTGGAGTGGCTCTCGGGTGGTCCCTCAGGAAACCAAGATGTTGGAATGGGCAttgctttcctcttttttggtATTGTGGGTCTCCTGTCAACTGCCTACCTGCACAGGCATTTACGCTTATGGCAATCATCTTAG